In a single window of the Flavobacterium ammoniigenes genome:
- a CDS encoding sodium/sugar symporter, producing the protein MNQNSLQLTDYIVFIIYFLVVSIYGYTIYRKREKNENDAKAYFLAEGKLTWWAIGASLIASNISAEQFIGMSGEGFFLGIAVAAYEWIAAITLLIVAIWFIPVYLKNKIYTMPQFLKTRYNESTALIMAVFWLFLYVFVNLTSILYLGAVAINGLAGGQYLHVIMIGLAFFALVISLGGMKVVAYTDVIQVAVLLVGGLVTSYIALTTVSHYFGFGHDAIAGFQVLMDQAPEHFKMIMPEPTAASTQEEINKYLTIPGLMAYLAGIWIINLNYWGCNQYITQRALGADLDTARSGILFAGFIKLFMPLIVILPGIAAYVLHQSGHLPQLVGGKDGAYSAILTFLPTGLKGLSVAALTAAIVASLAGKVNSISTIYTLDIHKKYIQKDATDTKQVNVGKYAVFAAMFLAVLFTWNDTLGIGGVGGFTYIQKYTGFISPGVFAMFILGMFWKRTTGAAAVVGVLAGFALSVVFNELAPAWFGNDTWLYTAYANGKGGYEIPFLICMGLSFIFTMLLMIVVSLAGPKVNEKAFELDKTMFKMKPQTTILIVALVLTIFALYVKFW; encoded by the coding sequence ATGAACCAGAACAGTCTACAATTAACCGATTACATTGTCTTTATCATTTATTTTTTGGTAGTATCTATTTATGGATACACCATTTACCGCAAACGTGAAAAAAATGAAAACGATGCGAAAGCCTACTTTTTAGCAGAAGGGAAACTAACCTGGTGGGCTATTGGGGCCTCTTTAATTGCCTCCAATATATCAGCAGAACAATTTATTGGAATGAGTGGTGAAGGCTTCTTTCTAGGAATTGCCGTAGCGGCATACGAATGGATTGCAGCGATTACTTTATTGATAGTGGCCATTTGGTTTATTCCAGTGTATTTGAAAAACAAAATTTACACCATGCCTCAGTTTTTAAAGACACGATACAACGAGTCGACGGCTTTGATTATGGCGGTATTTTGGTTGTTTTTATATGTTTTTGTGAACTTAACTTCTATTTTATATTTGGGTGCTGTAGCTATTAATGGTTTGGCTGGTGGCCAATATTTGCACGTTATCATGATAGGCTTGGCTTTCTTTGCCTTAGTCATTTCGCTTGGAGGAATGAAAGTAGTGGCCTATACCGATGTAATTCAAGTAGCCGTTTTACTGGTTGGTGGTCTAGTCACTTCCTATATCGCTTTGACAACGGTGAGTCATTATTTTGGTTTTGGCCACGATGCGATCGCTGGTTTCCAAGTGTTGATGGACCAAGCACCAGAACATTTCAAAATGATTATGCCCGAACCAACCGCCGCTTCGACACAAGAAGAGATCAATAAATACTTGACTATTCCGGGATTGATGGCTTATTTGGCTGGTATTTGGATTATTAATTTGAATTATTGGGGTTGTAACCAATACATTACCCAACGTGCTTTGGGTGCCGATTTAGATACGGCACGTTCCGGAATTTTATTCGCGGGATTCATTAAATTGTTCATGCCGTTGATTGTTATTTTGCCTGGAATTGCTGCCTATGTTTTGCATCAAAGTGGGCATTTACCACAATTAGTTGGCGGAAAAGACGGTGCTTATTCGGCTATTTTGACGTTTTTGCCTACCGGTTTAAAAGGACTTTCAGTTGCGGCTTTGACCGCAGCTATTGTAGCTTCATTAGCAGGAAAAGTTAACAGCATTTCTACTATTTACACTTTGGATATTCATAAAAAATACATTCAAAAAGATGCAACAGATACCAAACAAGTCAACGTTGGTAAATACGCTGTTTTTGCAGCCATGTTTTTAGCGGTACTATTTACTTGGAATGACACCCTAGGTATTGGCGGCGTGGGTGGATTTACCTACATTCAAAAATATACTGGTTTTATTAGTCCTGGGGTATTTGCGATGTTCATTTTAGGAATGTTTTGGAAACGTACTACAGGAGCTGCTGCTGTTGTAGGAGTACTAGCTGGATTTGCGTTGTCGGTAGTGTTTAATGAATTGGCTCCAGCTTGGTTTGGAAATGATACCTGGTTGTATACGGCTTATGCTAATGGCAAAGGCGGTTATGAAATTCCTTTCTTAATTTGTATGGGATTATCATTCATCTTTACGATGCTCCTGATGATTGTGGTAAGTTTAGCGGGTCCTAAAGTCAATGAGAAAGCTTTTGAACTAGACAAAACCATGTTCAAAATGAAACCACAAACTACGATTCTAATCGTAGCCTTAGTCTTAACTATTTTTGCTTTGTATGTCAAGTTTTGGTAG